A genomic segment from Bremerella cremea encodes:
- a CDS encoding peptidase domain-containing ABC transporter encodes MLAQFAATARVSFDRGQARRLLHEAERAIPGEESAAWGCRLVEVGESINLKVRTLDASVDRIIAFVHDGTPIAFGVDDEAGQTHWRIITQVKGSQVHVLEPLVESERWISLRNLRKELSLESKDAKYRWLIGQPALSCQTPSRPTKTPSAQGGQKPFSRLVSLFIPERRDLWILLVFSAVVGILALATPVAVEVLVNTVAFGRYLQPVIVLALMLFVFLVFAAVMRALIIFVAEVLQRRIFIRVVEDLAYRLPRVQQDEFNDVHGPELTNRFFDVVTVQKATSVLLLDGVTIVLQTIIGMAVIAFYHPFFLGFDVVLLMLIALAIFGLGRGAVKTSIKESKAKYAVAAWLQELARHTTAFKMNGGQSYALERADDLAVHWLEARRSHFKVILRQILFVLGLQAVAATSLLGLGGWLVISGEMTLGQLVAAELIVMMILGSFAKLGKHLESFYDLLASIDKLGNLFDLSTEQHDRLFHLNEGTPAAMRVRGITLANQGRTLFSNFSLEIEPGTCTAILGDSGAGKSTLLSLLCGLRSPSKGGIELDDIDIRELRPDSLREHIALAGQVAIFHGTILENIHLNRPHINAKDVRDALTIVDLFDELQDLPDGLNTMVQTHGHKLSRSQATRLMLARAIVGRPRMLLLDGALDGLSDEMAGRLLERLQGENSWTLVVATVRKSIAQLCQRQVVLKGENSGAIASETQ; translated from the coding sequence GTGTTGGCACAGTTCGCCGCCACAGCCCGTGTTTCGTTTGATCGAGGCCAGGCTCGGCGTCTGTTGCACGAAGCAGAACGCGCGATACCGGGCGAGGAAAGCGCTGCCTGGGGATGCCGTTTGGTGGAAGTGGGCGAGAGCATCAACCTCAAGGTCCGCACGCTCGATGCGTCTGTCGATCGCATTATTGCGTTTGTCCACGATGGCACTCCCATCGCTTTCGGCGTCGACGACGAAGCGGGGCAAACTCACTGGCGTATCATCACTCAAGTCAAAGGCTCTCAGGTTCACGTGCTAGAACCGCTCGTCGAGTCGGAACGATGGATTTCGTTGCGAAATCTGCGAAAGGAACTTTCGCTCGAGAGTAAAGATGCCAAGTATCGGTGGCTGATCGGTCAGCCGGCTTTAAGTTGCCAAACGCCATCTCGCCCAACGAAAACACCTTCGGCTCAAGGGGGGCAAAAGCCGTTCTCGCGGTTGGTATCGCTCTTTATTCCCGAGCGACGCGATCTGTGGATCTTGTTGGTCTTCTCGGCCGTTGTCGGCATCTTGGCACTGGCGACTCCCGTGGCTGTCGAGGTGCTGGTCAACACGGTCGCGTTCGGCAGATATTTGCAGCCGGTGATTGTCCTGGCACTGATGCTGTTTGTCTTCCTCGTATTCGCGGCGGTGATGCGGGCGTTGATCATCTTCGTGGCGGAAGTGTTGCAACGGCGGATCTTCATCCGGGTAGTCGAAGACCTGGCCTATCGCTTGCCCCGGGTCCAGCAAGACGAATTCAACGACGTCCATGGACCAGAGCTGACCAATCGTTTTTTCGATGTGGTTACTGTCCAGAAAGCGACTTCCGTATTGCTGCTTGATGGTGTGACGATTGTGCTGCAAACCATCATCGGGATGGCCGTGATCGCTTTTTACCATCCCTTTTTCTTAGGCTTCGATGTGGTCCTGCTGATGCTGATCGCCCTGGCTATTTTTGGCCTGGGTCGTGGGGCGGTAAAAACTTCGATCAAAGAGTCTAAAGCAAAGTACGCCGTCGCGGCCTGGCTGCAGGAACTGGCCCGGCATACTACCGCCTTTAAGATGAACGGAGGCCAGTCCTACGCGTTAGAGCGAGCCGACGATTTGGCCGTGCATTGGCTCGAAGCTCGACGGTCTCACTTCAAAGTCATATTGCGTCAAATCTTGTTCGTGCTCGGCCTTCAAGCCGTCGCGGCCACAAGCTTGCTGGGGCTCGGAGGCTGGCTCGTTATTTCCGGTGAAATGACCCTGGGCCAACTGGTCGCCGCCGAGTTGATTGTGATGATGATCCTCGGCTCGTTCGCAAAATTAGGCAAGCACCTCGAAAGCTTCTACGACTTGCTGGCTTCGATCGATAAGCTGGGGAATCTCTTCGATTTGAGTACCGAACAGCACGACCGGCTCTTCCATCTCAACGAAGGGACTCCGGCAGCAATGCGGGTGCGGGGAATCACGTTGGCTAACCAAGGCCGAACCTTGTTTTCCAATTTCAGTTTGGAAATCGAACCAGGAACTTGCACCGCCATTTTGGGCGATTCCGGCGCGGGCAAGTCGACCCTGCTAAGTCTTTTGTGTGGGCTACGCTCGCCGAGCAAAGGTGGGATCGAGCTGGATGATATCGATATCCGAGAACTGCGTCCCGATTCCCTTCGCGAGCATATCGCATTGGCTGGCCAAGTCGCCATTTTCCACGGAACGATTCTCGAGAACATTCATTTAAATCGTCCGCACATCAATGCCAAAGATGTCCGTGACGCGTTGACGATTGTCGACTTGTTTGACGAACTGCAAGACCTGCCCGACGGTCTTAACACGATGGTGCAGACCCATGGACACAAACTTTCCCGCAGCCAGGCCACCCGTTTGATGTTGGCCCGCGCGATCGTAGGACGCCCGCGCATGCTGCTGCTCGATGGGGCACTCGACGGGCTTTCCGACGAGATGGCGGGGCGATTGTTGGAAAGATTGCAAGGCGAAAACAGTTGGACTTTGGTGGTCGCCACCGTCAGGAAAAGCATCGCCCAGTTATGCCAGCGCCAAGTCGTGTTAAAGGGTGAAAATTCCGGGGCAATCGCATCAGAAACTCAATAG
- a CDS encoding HlyD family secretion protein, which translates to MKVSGLRNVSDIPQSHDDSLPALKLVQSSRWVWRLANILLGMLLLSIVGMVFVPWQQSAKGTGQVVAYAPQERQQLITAPTKGVVSLISPELREGSLVKRGDLILEMEPGAADLVNQLEASLRDLDAKVATAEAKADVYGRNVIDFTEAKLAAVSGADQLIEAAEAKWDSKQKLVDGYEAKRLQAQLNLERQKKLFASGLQSEKELEKLQKDLHVAESDLKSAKLDVEAALGEYEAKKKERIQKEREAQTKVDYAQAMQHEALGQVATANKERRDLEIKLSELERLKIRAPRDGTLYRVEVFERGQMLKEGDPLFTIVPETTQRAVELWISGNDVPLVQNADHVRLQFEGWPAVQFAGWPSVAVGTFGGKVTSVDATDDGQGNFRVLVVPDEEGAWPSDRYLRQGVQANGWVMLNQVPLGYEIWRQLNGFPPTATNGKKPASKKPVKSKVKLPK; encoded by the coding sequence ATGAAAGTATCGGGTTTACGAAACGTATCGGATATTCCGCAATCGCACGACGATAGCTTGCCAGCATTGAAGCTGGTGCAGTCATCGCGTTGGGTGTGGCGATTGGCGAATATCCTGTTGGGAATGCTTCTGCTGAGCATTGTGGGGATGGTCTTTGTGCCATGGCAGCAATCGGCCAAAGGGACCGGGCAAGTGGTTGCCTATGCTCCGCAAGAACGACAGCAGTTGATCACCGCGCCAACGAAAGGAGTCGTGTCGTTAATTTCGCCTGAGCTGCGCGAAGGTTCGCTGGTGAAGCGAGGGGACCTGATCCTGGAAATGGAACCAGGCGCCGCCGACTTGGTAAATCAGTTGGAAGCTTCCTTACGCGACCTCGATGCCAAGGTTGCCACCGCCGAGGCAAAAGCAGATGTTTACGGCAGGAACGTTATCGACTTCACCGAAGCCAAACTTGCAGCCGTGTCGGGGGCCGATCAGTTGATCGAAGCGGCCGAGGCGAAGTGGGACTCGAAACAAAAACTGGTCGACGGCTACGAAGCCAAACGTTTGCAGGCTCAGTTGAATTTGGAACGCCAAAAGAAACTGTTTGCCAGTGGTCTGCAATCGGAAAAGGAATTGGAGAAGTTGCAAAAAGATCTGCACGTAGCCGAGTCCGACTTGAAGTCGGCCAAGCTCGATGTGGAAGCCGCTTTAGGAGAGTACGAAGCGAAGAAGAAAGAGCGAATCCAGAAAGAACGCGAAGCGCAAACGAAGGTCGATTACGCCCAAGCCATGCAGCACGAGGCGCTCGGCCAGGTTGCCACCGCCAACAAAGAACGACGCGATCTGGAAATCAAACTTTCTGAACTCGAACGCTTGAAAATCAGAGCTCCACGGGATGGAACCTTGTATCGAGTCGAGGTCTTTGAACGTGGACAAATGTTAAAGGAAGGAGATCCCCTGTTTACGATTGTCCCTGAGACCACTCAGCGGGCCGTCGAACTTTGGATCTCCGGTAATGATGTTCCCCTGGTGCAAAACGCCGATCACGTCCGCTTGCAGTTTGAAGGTTGGCCCGCCGTTCAATTTGCCGGCTGGCCTTCGGTGGCGGTGGGCACTTTCGGCGGAAAAGTTACCAGTGTCGACGCAACCGACGATGGCCAAGGCAACTTTCGTGTTTTGGTCGTACCCGATGAAGAAGGGGCATGGCCATCGGATCGCTACCTGCGGCAAGGTGTGCAAGCAAACGGTTGGGTGATGTTAAATCAGGTTCCACTAGGCTACGAGATATGGCGACAATTGAACGGATTCCCACCGACGGCCACCAACGGCAAGAAGCCCGCAAGCAAGAAGCCTGTGAAGTCGAAAGTCAAGCTGCCAAAATAA
- a CDS encoding TolC family protein yields the protein MATIERIPTDGHQRQEARKQEACEVESQAAKISRGNLVVLLLTIVATNCLSGCRSSSVHVPAYAETTTAQATHSQEAAAPPEVATNPQPADYEMVSFDEDLPQLNEQGAPLESAPLEAVPQQATPLEEVKPKPLSMQDVIKAVEASYPLLSSAYLSREVAAGENVTAMGAFDLKLKGSSISRPEGFYEYYRQGVSMEQPLFSGGYLYGGYRLGEGNFPVWYGGQQTNGGGEFATGVGMPLLKDRAIDQRRAELFKSELERQRVEPEIRAQLIEFTKIASIYYWDWVAAGQARDAERGLLALALQRVQNIQRRIELGDMKAITRITNEQLIAARETKVIEAERKLQSAAIKLSLFFRNPEGEPLLPHESLLPGHFPPQLLPSEQDLQDAPATAIAASPLLADIDWKIRQTRIDLEQAENSVLPKLDAQLYASKDVGDPTSPKGDKTPFELELGLFGEVPLQRRAAFGKITSTQGKLQQLSLKRQFTAEKTVATVQDAISALLNAKQRIIRAEQNVALADEAMKLARIQFNEGDIDLVELNIYEQSATNARLIDIASKADFLKAIADYRAALNITPDS from the coding sequence ATGGCGACAATTGAACGGATTCCCACCGACGGCCACCAACGGCAAGAAGCCCGCAAGCAAGAAGCCTGTGAAGTCGAAAGTCAAGCTGCCAAAATAAGCCGGGGCAACCTCGTCGTCTTGCTGCTCACCATCGTGGCGACCAACTGCTTGAGCGGTTGTCGCTCTTCGTCGGTTCACGTGCCAGCCTATGCCGAAACAACCACGGCCCAAGCTACCCACAGCCAGGAAGCGGCAGCGCCGCCGGAAGTCGCCACCAACCCGCAGCCGGCAGACTACGAGATGGTCTCCTTCGACGAAGATTTGCCTCAGCTTAACGAGCAAGGGGCACCACTCGAGTCAGCTCCTTTAGAAGCCGTACCGCAGCAGGCCACGCCCTTGGAAGAAGTGAAGCCGAAGCCGCTGAGCATGCAAGACGTGATCAAGGCCGTGGAAGCTTCGTACCCACTTCTTTCCAGTGCCTACCTGAGCCGCGAGGTCGCCGCTGGCGAAAACGTCACCGCCATGGGCGCGTTCGACCTGAAGTTGAAAGGCTCGAGCATCTCGCGCCCGGAAGGGTTCTATGAATATTACCGGCAAGGGGTCTCGATGGAGCAGCCGCTGTTTTCCGGCGGTTATTTGTATGGCGGCTATCGGCTGGGGGAAGGCAACTTTCCGGTCTGGTACGGCGGTCAGCAAACCAACGGTGGCGGCGAATTTGCAACCGGCGTGGGAATGCCGCTGCTGAAAGATCGCGCGATCGATCAACGCCGGGCCGAGCTATTCAAATCCGAGCTTGAACGACAACGGGTCGAGCCAGAGATTCGAGCGCAACTGATCGAGTTCACCAAAATTGCCTCGATCTACTATTGGGATTGGGTCGCCGCCGGTCAGGCTCGCGATGCCGAACGCGGATTACTGGCGCTCGCCCTGCAGCGCGTTCAAAACATCCAACGCCGAATCGAGCTAGGCGACATGAAAGCAATCACCCGCATCACCAACGAGCAGCTCATCGCCGCGCGGGAAACGAAAGTGATTGAAGCAGAACGGAAGCTGCAAAGTGCGGCGATCAAGCTTTCGCTCTTCTTTCGCAATCCAGAAGGCGAACCGCTGTTACCGCACGAATCGCTGCTGCCAGGCCACTTCCCGCCGCAACTGTTGCCTTCCGAGCAAGACCTGCAAGACGCCCCTGCCACGGCCATCGCCGCTTCGCCGCTGCTGGCAGATATCGACTGGAAGATTCGCCAAACGCGGATTGATTTAGAACAGGCCGAAAACTCGGTTTTGCCTAAGCTCGACGCCCAGTTGTACGCCTCGAAAGATGTCGGCGATCCGACCAGTCCCAAAGGGGATAAGACTCCGTTTGAATTAGAGCTGGGCCTTTTCGGCGAAGTCCCTTTGCAGCGGCGCGCGGCCTTCGGCAAAATCACTTCCACCCAAGGCAAACTGCAACAGCTCTCGCTCAAACGCCAATTCACGGCCGAGAAAACGGTTGCGACCGTGCAAGACGCCATCTCGGCCTTGTTGAACGCCAAGCAGCGTATCATTCGGGCCGAACAAAACGTCGCCTTGGCAGACGAAGCCATGAAGTTGGCCCGCATTCAATTTAACGAAGGGGATATCGACCTGGTGGAACTGAACATATACGAACAATCGGCCACCAATGCGCGCTTGATCGATATCGCCTCCAAAGCCGACTTCCTCAAAGCCATTGCCGACTACCGAGCCGCTTTGAACATCACCCCAGATTCGTAA
- a CDS encoding peptidase, translating to MSLPTRRRFLQTSAAATTAFAAPLLLRAENKSGSSPLRVGSGEYVYECHHGWGQLPEGIQWGATHDVAIDEAGLIYITHQSPAKDPLDAIVVFDADGKYVRSFGQEFHGGGHGLDLRKEGNQEFLYLSDIKNHQIAKLDLNGEIVWTKGFPQESGRYQDAGRYTPTNIALAPEGGFYVGDGYGSHFVHQYDADANWVRSWGGKGSKPGELNCPHGLYVDTRPGREASLCVTDRANNRLQYFTLDGEHLSYVDNLVYPSSLDVRGEVMLVGELDSRLTLLDKDNNVLTYLDDDPAWRKHVNANGRKVRQQRDQWVAGKFVHPHGATFDADGNIYLAEWVVGGRVSLLQKVS from the coding sequence ATGTCTTTGCCTACTCGTCGTCGATTTTTACAAACGTCTGCCGCTGCGACCACGGCTTTTGCGGCCCCGCTTCTGCTGCGGGCTGAAAATAAGTCAGGCTCCAGCCCGCTTCGCGTCGGCTCGGGCGAGTACGTTTACGAGTGCCACCATGGCTGGGGACAACTGCCTGAGGGCATTCAATGGGGCGCCACCCACGACGTCGCGATCGACGAGGCTGGCCTGATTTACATCACGCATCAAAGCCCGGCCAAAGACCCCCTGGATGCGATTGTGGTGTTCGATGCCGACGGCAAATACGTTCGCTCGTTCGGTCAAGAATTCCACGGCGGCGGGCATGGGCTTGATCTGCGGAAGGAAGGCAACCAAGAGTTTCTTTACTTAAGCGATATCAAGAATCATCAAATCGCGAAGCTCGACCTGAACGGCGAGATTGTCTGGACGAAGGGTTTTCCGCAAGAGTCGGGCAGGTACCAGGACGCTGGCCGGTACACGCCCACCAACATCGCATTGGCTCCGGAGGGTGGCTTTTATGTCGGTGACGGCTACGGTTCGCACTTCGTTCATCAATACGACGCCGACGCCAACTGGGTCCGCAGTTGGGGAGGGAAGGGGAGCAAGCCGGGCGAGTTGAATTGCCCGCACGGTTTGTATGTCGATACCCGCCCAGGCCGCGAGGCTTCGCTGTGCGTGACCGACCGAGCCAATAATCGCCTGCAATACTTCACCCTCGATGGCGAGCACCTCAGCTACGTCGACAACTTGGTTTATCCTTCGTCGCTAGATGTACGCGGCGAAGTGATGCTGGTGGGGGAACTCGATTCGCGCCTGACTTTGCTCGACAAAGACAACAACGTGCTGACCTATCTCGACGACGATCCCGCGTGGCGTAAGCATGTGAATGCGAACGGGCGGAAGGTTCGCCAGCAGCGCGATCAGTGGGTCGCCGGCAAGTTCGTCCATCCTCACGGGGCCACCTTCGATGCCGACGGCAACATCTACCTGGCCGAATGGGTCGTGGGGGGACGTGTTTCGCTACTACAGAAAGTTAGCTAA
- a CDS encoding TetR/AcrR family transcriptional regulator: MAKAEKKSSPRQRLIDTAEKLFYAEGVRAVGIDRIIAEADVAKTTLYSHFPSKDDLILAALEKREVDVDQMFEQGIKKSVQKGGTRLEGFFAALKKWFQQTGFRGCSFINAAVELADSQHDASQFASAHKRRFHARIQEIIAQDYDADVAAATAPAISLLVEGAIISAVLLGSPKPADTAKKAAFQMLDSFTKSRNKP, translated from the coding sequence ATGGCAAAAGCAGAAAAGAAATCGAGTCCTCGACAACGGCTGATCGACACGGCAGAAAAGCTCTTCTATGCCGAAGGGGTACGGGCCGTGGGGATCGATCGTATTATTGCCGAGGCCGATGTCGCCAAGACAACGCTCTACAGCCACTTCCCCTCCAAGGATGATTTGATTTTAGCGGCGTTAGAAAAACGCGAAGTCGACGTCGATCAGATGTTCGAGCAAGGAATCAAAAAGTCGGTGCAGAAAGGTGGCACGCGGCTGGAAGGTTTTTTCGCGGCCTTGAAAAAGTGGTTTCAGCAAACCGGTTTTCGGGGCTGTTCGTTCATCAACGCCGCCGTCGAGTTAGCCGACAGCCAGCACGACGCGTCGCAGTTTGCTTCGGCTCACAAGCGGCGTTTTCATGCCCGCATTCAAGAGATCATCGCCCAGGACTACGATGCTGACGTCGCGGCCGCCACGGCCCCAGCGATTTCGCTGCTGGTCGAAGGGGCGATCATCAGCGCCGTCCTGTTAGGTTCGCCCAAACCAGCCGATACCGCCAAGAAGGCCGCGTTCCAAATGTTAGATTCATTCACAAAAAGCCGTAATAAGCCGTAA
- a CDS encoding carboxymuconolactone decarboxylase family protein — protein MQRLNSVDLQSATGRTQELLESVKGVFGTIPNSAQVMANSPAVLSSFLAFSTAMADTKIDAKLQNQLKLITSEKNECDYCSSLLVAVAPAMGLSSADVLAGRSGHSEDTRTKAALAFAHDVLENRGKVSDARLAAVREAGFSDAEIVEMVASVVLGCFTNFLNNVADTELDIPAAEPLAPAASCGTDTCSH, from the coding sequence ATGCAACGTTTGAATTCCGTCGATCTGCAATCCGCAACTGGTCGCACCCAAGAGCTGTTGGAAAGCGTGAAAGGCGTGTTCGGTACGATTCCGAATTCGGCCCAGGTGATGGCCAATTCGCCTGCGGTTCTTAGCAGCTTTCTGGCCTTTAGCACGGCCATGGCAGACACAAAGATCGATGCCAAGCTGCAAAATCAGCTCAAGCTCATCACTAGCGAGAAAAACGAGTGCGACTACTGTTCGTCGCTGCTGGTTGCCGTGGCTCCGGCGATGGGGCTTTCGTCCGCCGATGTGCTGGCCGGGCGAAGCGGCCACAGTGAAGATACCCGCACCAAGGCCGCGTTGGCGTTTGCTCACGACGTGCTGGAAAACCGTGGCAAAGTGAGCGACGCCCGACTAGCCGCAGTCCGAGAAGCTGGCTTCAGCGATGCAGAAATCGTGGAGATGGTCGCCAGCGTGGTGCTGGGCTGCTTCACCAACTTCCTGAACAACGTCGCCGATACCGAACTCGATATTCCGGCAGCGGAACCGCTCGCTCCTGCGGCAAGCTGCGGTACGGATACCTGCTCGCACTAA
- a CDS encoding DUF1348 family protein: MLDLRPPFTLETATAKVRAAEDAWNSRDPHRVSLAYSEDSVWRNRSQFVTGRAAIRDFLSTKWQNEHDYRLTKSLWNFTSNRIAVRFQYEYHNAAGQWFRAYGNELWEFDEQGLMRRREASINDVSIQASERRFHWPAPGPRPDTDQGIPAVQ; this comes from the coding sequence ATGCTTGACCTGCGTCCCCCATTCACTTTGGAAACGGCCACCGCCAAAGTTCGCGCGGCGGAAGATGCCTGGAACAGCCGCGATCCGCACCGTGTCTCGCTCGCCTACAGCGAAGATTCAGTCTGGCGAAATCGCAGCCAGTTTGTGACCGGCCGCGCGGCAATTCGTGACTTTTTAAGCACCAAGTGGCAAAACGAACACGACTATCGCCTGACGAAATCGCTGTGGAACTTCACGTCCAACCGCATCGCTGTCCGTTTTCAGTACGAATACCATAACGCCGCCGGACAGTGGTTTCGGGCTTATGGAAACGAGCTATGGGAATTCGACGAGCAAGGTCTCATGCGGCGACGCGAAGCCAGCATCAACGATGTCTCTATCCAAGCGAGTGAACGTCGTTTCCATTGGCCAGCCCCCGGCCCTCGGCCAGATACTGACCAAGGGATTCCTGCCGTGCAATGA
- a CDS encoding pyridoxamine 5'-phosphate oxidase family protein has product MTKVTSDIAFTAAVKAIQTEQGSRAAYAKMEQRGGWRTQVTPELAAFLAELDMFYFGTANAAGQPYIQYRGGSPGFLKVLDEKTLAFADFSGNRQYITIGNLSENAQAFIFLMDYVHSRRIKLWGQARVIEGDNDLEQRLQDPDYPARVERVILFQIEAWDINCPQHIHKRFPQKVIAPVIEELEAKIKTLEVR; this is encoded by the coding sequence ATGACCAAAGTTACGAGCGACATTGCCTTCACGGCAGCGGTGAAAGCAATTCAAACCGAGCAAGGTTCGCGAGCTGCGTATGCCAAAATGGAACAGCGCGGAGGTTGGCGGACGCAAGTCACGCCTGAATTGGCAGCGTTCTTGGCGGAACTAGATATGTTTTACTTCGGTACGGCCAATGCGGCTGGGCAACCGTACATTCAGTACCGAGGCGGCAGTCCTGGCTTTCTGAAAGTGCTGGATGAAAAGACGCTCGCGTTTGCCGACTTCAGCGGCAACCGTCAGTACATTACCATCGGCAACCTTTCCGAAAACGCGCAAGCGTTCATCTTTCTGATGGATTACGTCCATAGCCGCCGCATCAAGCTGTGGGGCCAGGCACGTGTGATCGAAGGGGATAACGACTTAGAACAACGGCTGCAAGATCCAGATTATCCTGCGCGCGTCGAACGTGTCATCCTGTTTCAAATCGAAGCATGGGACATCAACTGCCCGCAGCACATCCACAAACGTTTCCCGCAGAAAGTGATTGCTCCGGTGATCGAAGAATTGGAAGCGAAAATTAAAACGTTAGAAGTTCGTTGA
- a CDS encoding ISAs1 family transposase, whose translation MSGPAALIYKQFVKVIDPRTDRGKNHNLLTANGNQETLHRKLLEMFADFGERNYQVPGLRKHTTRERQSGDKQQCETSFFISSHPPRVKHLAGLIRDHWRIENSQHWVLDVIFAEDASRIRRGQAPEITAAFRRLALNILKQDTTVKDNIRGKRLRAGWDETVLDKIYAGFNGD comes from the coding sequence ATGTCTGGGCCTGCTGCTCTGATTTACAAACAGTTTGTAAAGGTTATCGATCCGCGAACTGATCGGGGCAAGAACCATAACCTGCTGACCGCTAACGGGAACCAAGAGACGCTACATCGAAAGTTGCTCGAGATGTTCGCCGACTTCGGCGAGCGAAACTACCAGGTCCCGGGGCTTCGCAAACATACGACTCGCGAGCGTCAGTCAGGCGACAAGCAGCAGTGCGAAACGTCTTTCTTTATCAGCAGTCATCCGCCCCGGGTGAAGCACCTGGCCGGGCTGATTCGAGATCATTGGCGAATCGAAAATAGCCAGCACTGGGTGCTTGATGTAATTTTTGCCGAAGACGCCAGCCGCATCCGCCGCGGTCAGGCCCCAGAAATCACCGCCGCGTTCCGCCGCCTGGCCCTCAATATTTTAAAGCAGGACACTACCGTCAAAGATAACATCCGCGGAAAACGCCTCCGCGCCGGCTGGGACGAGACGGTGCTGGACAAGATTTATGCCGGTTTTAATGGGGATTGA
- a CDS encoding N-acetylmuramoyl-L-alanine amidase, producing MTRKLFPCFCLTLLLAFPCLHASAEEVTSSQKNAQPDWVTFNPSPHHSSRKGEDVSAIIMHFTAGGSQAATVGWFRNPKAKVSAHYVVGRDGTVTQMVPLDQAAWHAGKSKIGDKTGVNSYSVGIEICNWGPLRQVDGQFVNYTGRKYDGPTPVQSEDGHYWEPYTDAQYATLLKLCEYLIDEYDITHITGHSDIAIPQGRKNDPGEAFQWEKFQVGLKDRNVKHIGPLTDAE from the coding sequence ATGACTCGCAAGCTTTTTCCATGTTTTTGTCTGACGCTTTTGCTGGCGTTTCCTTGTCTGCATGCTTCCGCCGAAGAGGTAACTTCCAGCCAGAAGAATGCGCAGCCAGATTGGGTCACCTTCAACCCCAGCCCGCATCACAGCAGCAGGAAAGGGGAAGACGTGTCCGCGATCATCATGCACTTCACCGCCGGTGGCTCGCAGGCCGCGACGGTGGGATGGTTTCGTAATCCCAAAGCCAAGGTCTCGGCGCATTACGTTGTCGGTCGGGATGGAACCGTCACCCAGATGGTGCCGCTCGATCAAGCTGCCTGGCACGCTGGCAAAAGCAAGATCGGCGACAAGACCGGCGTCAACTCGTACAGCGTCGGTATCGAGATTTGCAACTGGGGTCCGCTCCGCCAAGTCGATGGCCAGTTCGTCAACTACACCGGCCGCAAGTACGATGGACCTACGCCAGTTCAGTCAGAGGATGGCCATTATTGGGAGCCCTACACCGACGCCCAGTATGCGACTTTGCTAAAGCTGTGCGAGTACTTAATCGACGAGTACGATATCACCCACATCACCGGCCATAGCGATATCGCGATTCCTCAAGGACGCAAAAACGATCCTGGCGAAGCGTTTCAGTGGGAGAAATTTCAAGTGGGTTTGAAAGATCGTAATGTCAAACATATCGGCCCCTTGACCGACGCCGAGTAG